A window of the Haloarcula litorea genome harbors these coding sequences:
- a CDS encoding DUF7090 family protein, translating to MEYTLAIESTPDTVEGGTGILLLHPSTGETDRLDTEFLATDTDAMLVISTRTTAREVKQKLEYYEVDESRATILDTLSVERGYTRRQSDNVRYASAPDDLDGIVEETEAFLAEHDGKLRVSFDSVTELVYYADEERAMAALEDVLELLAEYDAVGMFHLADEVHDEETVAAFRELFDGVVELREDGTVTSEF from the coding sequence ATGGAGTACACGCTGGCCATCGAGAGCACGCCGGACACCGTCGAGGGTGGGACCGGAATTCTCCTCTTGCACCCCAGTACCGGCGAGACGGACCGACTCGACACGGAGTTCCTCGCGACGGACACGGACGCGATGCTGGTCATCTCGACGCGGACGACCGCCCGCGAGGTCAAGCAGAAGCTGGAGTACTACGAGGTCGACGAGTCGAGGGCGACCATCCTCGACACGCTGTCGGTCGAGCGGGGGTACACGCGCCGCCAGTCCGACAACGTCCGCTACGCCTCCGCGCCGGACGACCTGGACGGCATCGTCGAGGAGACGGAGGCGTTCCTGGCCGAACACGACGGGAAGCTCCGCGTGAGCTTCGACTCCGTGACGGAACTCGTCTACTACGCCGACGAGGAGCGGGCGATGGCAGCACTCGAAGACGTCCTCGAACTGCTCGCCGAGTACGACGCGGTCGGGATGTTCCACCTCGCGGACGAGGTCCACGACGAGGAGACGGTCGCCGCCTTCCGGGAGCTGTTCGACGGCGTCGTCGAGCTCCGCGAGGACGGGACCGTCACCAGCGAGTTCTGA
- a CDS encoding DUF7563 family protein has product MPECDHCGAHVSDQFARVFADEYGDIRACPNCSANAGIAEVSRERAHHG; this is encoded by the coding sequence ATGCCTGAATGTGACCACTGCGGCGCGCACGTCTCAGACCAGTTCGCTCGGGTCTTCGCCGACGAGTACGGCGACATCCGGGCGTGTCCGAACTGCTCGGCGAACGCTGGCATCGCCGAGGTGTCGAGAGAGCGCGCCCACCACGGGTGA
- a CDS encoding DUF7563 family protein yields MPECQNCGNFVTADYARVFTPNGVEKPRVCPQCEDKIRDGADVREARSTRRG; encoded by the coding sequence ATGCCGGAGTGTCAGAACTGCGGAAATTTTGTAACGGCTGACTACGCGCGCGTGTTCACTCCCAACGGAGTCGAGAAACCGCGGGTCTGCCCCCAGTGCGAGGACAAGATCCGCGACGGGGCCGACGTGCGGGAAGCGCGGTCGACGCGACGCGGATAA
- a CDS encoding DUF1931 family protein — MADLIVKAAVKEELDDMNVASDFYDALDEEVEELLAEASRRASENDRKTVQPRDL, encoded by the coding sequence ATGGCAGACCTAATCGTCAAAGCCGCCGTGAAGGAAGAGCTCGATGACATGAACGTGGCCTCGGACTTCTACGATGCTCTCGACGAGGAAGTCGAGGAGCTGCTGGCCGAGGCCTCCCGCCGAGCCAGCGAGAACGACCGCAAGACGGTCCAGCCGCGCGACCTGTAA
- a CDS encoding GNAT family N-acetyltransferase yields MAVREAEVADLSDVLNVLDGAALSTDVELVRSSIDAGGTLVAVSGDGERVLGALVLDDDHVDAVAVRRRRRGQGIGTALVAAAAERRDRLTATFDADVRPFYESLDFDIEQVDEPGRLWGERSG; encoded by the coding sequence CGTGCTGAACGTCCTCGACGGCGCGGCGCTGTCGACGGACGTGGAGCTGGTGCGATCGAGCATCGACGCGGGCGGGACGCTCGTGGCCGTCTCCGGGGACGGCGAACGCGTGCTGGGCGCGCTCGTGTTGGACGACGACCACGTCGACGCCGTCGCGGTCCGGCGTCGCCGCCGGGGGCAGGGTATCGGGACGGCGCTGGTCGCGGCCGCCGCCGAGCGCCGGGACCGCCTCACGGCGACCTTCGACGCCGACGTGCGGCCGTTCTACGAGTCGCTCGACTTCGACATCGAGCAGGTCGACGAGCCGGGCCGGCTGTGGGGGGAGCGATCGGGCTGA
- the rpiA gene encoding ribose-5-phosphate isomerase RpiA, with the protein MKQGGSDAAKRAAGEAAAEAVEDGQVVGLGTGSTAAHAIRAVARRVDAGLDVTGVATSFQSRELAREAGVPLADLDEVSVDVAIDGADEVAGGDLVKGGGAAHAREKVVDASADRFLVVADPTKEADRLSHPVPVEVLPAARSTVADAVGELGGDPNLRRAERKDGPVVTDNGNLVLDCDFGAIADPAGLAADLSALPGVLEHGLFVGLADAVYVGSEDGVTVRAP; encoded by the coding sequence ATGAAACAGGGCGGCTCCGACGCGGCGAAGCGCGCGGCCGGCGAGGCGGCGGCCGAGGCAGTCGAGGACGGACAGGTCGTCGGGCTCGGAACGGGGAGCACGGCGGCCCACGCCATCCGGGCCGTCGCCCGGCGGGTCGACGCCGGGCTGGACGTGACCGGCGTCGCCACCTCCTTCCAGTCCCGCGAGCTGGCCCGCGAGGCCGGCGTCCCGCTGGCGGACCTCGACGAGGTGTCGGTCGACGTCGCCATCGACGGGGCCGACGAGGTGGCCGGCGGCGACCTGGTGAAGGGCGGCGGTGCGGCCCACGCCCGCGAGAAGGTCGTCGACGCGAGCGCCGACCGCTTCCTCGTGGTCGCCGACCCCACGAAGGAGGCCGACCGGCTCTCGCACCCGGTGCCCGTGGAGGTGCTGCCGGCCGCCCGCTCGACGGTCGCCGACGCGGTCGGGGAACTGGGCGGGGACCCCAACCTCCGGCGGGCCGAGCGCAAGGACGGCCCCGTCGTCACCGACAACGGCAACCTCGTGCTGGACTGTGACTTCGGGGCGATCGCGGACCCGGCGGGCCTGGCGGCCGACCTATCGGCGCTCCCCGGCGTCCTCGAACACGGGCTGTTCGTCGGGCTGGCCGACGCCGTCTACGTCGGCAGCGAGGACGGCGTGACGGTCCGAGCGCCGTAG
- a CDS encoding phosphoglucomutase/phosphomannomutase family protein encodes MDDDDAAAITFGTDGWRATLEEFTAPRVRMVGQAVATTLREAGASGTVAVGYDARETSRGFAEELSRVLCANGFDALLPERDTPTPVVAWTVRDRDLAGALQITASHNPPEYNGVKYIPEGGAPALPDVTEAVVANLAEPDPLPESEWGSVTEADLVADYADHALGYADADLAGLSVAYDAMHGSGRGVTDALLRRAGADVTSLRDERDPDFGGGSPEPAAENVEALVERVREGDAEIGVVNDGDADRIGVVTPERGYLDPNLFFAAVYDYLLESREGDVVRTVSTSSIVDRVAEAHGRAVHEVAVGFKWVAEAMGDHDALFGGEESGGFGLTDHLRNKDGVLVALVAAAAEAEEPLDARVDRLLDEHGEIHQGRVSVDCPEDRKGPVLTELEETLPESVAGVAVEAVTTVDGFKIALADGTWVLVRPSGTEPKLRVYAEAGSRARVDELLDAGRDLVEPLV; translated from the coding sequence ATGGACGACGACGACGCTGCAGCGATAACCTTCGGCACCGACGGGTGGCGAGCGACGCTCGAGGAGTTCACCGCGCCCCGCGTGCGGATGGTCGGGCAGGCCGTCGCGACGACGCTCCGGGAGGCGGGCGCGTCGGGGACCGTCGCCGTCGGCTACGACGCCCGCGAGACCTCGCGGGGCTTCGCCGAGGAGCTGTCGCGGGTGCTGTGTGCCAACGGCTTCGACGCCCTGCTGCCCGAGCGGGACACGCCGACGCCGGTCGTCGCCTGGACCGTCCGGGACCGGGACCTCGCGGGGGCGCTCCAGATCACCGCGAGCCACAATCCCCCCGAGTACAACGGCGTGAAGTACATCCCCGAGGGCGGTGCGCCCGCCCTCCCCGACGTGACCGAGGCCGTCGTCGCCAACCTCGCCGAGCCGGACCCGCTGCCCGAGTCGGAGTGGGGGTCGGTGACGGAGGCGGACCTCGTCGCCGACTACGCCGACCACGCGCTCGGCTACGCCGACGCGGACCTCGCGGGCCTGTCGGTCGCCTACGACGCGATGCACGGCAGCGGCCGCGGCGTCACCGACGCCCTCCTCCGGCGGGCGGGCGCGGACGTGACGAGCCTGCGCGACGAGCGCGACCCCGACTTCGGCGGCGGGTCGCCCGAGCCGGCCGCCGAGAACGTCGAGGCGCTGGTCGAGCGGGTGCGGGAGGGCGACGCCGAGATCGGCGTCGTCAACGACGGCGACGCCGACCGCATCGGCGTCGTCACGCCCGAGCGGGGCTACCTGGATCCGAACCTCTTCTTCGCCGCCGTCTACGACTACCTGCTCGAGTCCCGCGAGGGCGACGTGGTCCGGACCGTCTCGACCTCCAGCATCGTCGACCGCGTCGCCGAGGCCCACGGCCGGGCCGTCCACGAGGTGGCGGTCGGGTTCAAGTGGGTCGCCGAGGCGATGGGGGACCACGACGCGCTGTTCGGCGGCGAGGAGTCGGGCGGCTTCGGCCTCACCGACCACCTCCGGAACAAGGACGGCGTCCTGGTGGCGCTGGTGGCCGCCGCGGCCGAGGCCGAGGAACCGCTGGACGCCCGCGTCGACCGGCTGCTGGACGAACACGGCGAGATCCACCAGGGGCGGGTCAGCGTCGACTGCCCCGAGGACCGGAAGGGGCCGGTCCTGACGGAACTGGAGGAGACGCTCCCCGAGTCGGTCGCCGGCGTCGCCGTCGAGGCCGTCACCACCGTCGACGGGTTCAAGATCGCGCTCGCCGACGGGACGTGGGTGCTGGTCCGCCCCTCCGGCACGGAGCCGAAGCTCCGGGTGTACGCCGAGGCCGGGAGTCGGGCGCGCGTCGACGAACTGCTCGACGCGGGCCGGGACCTCGTCGAGCCGCTGGTCTGA
- a CDS encoding GIY-YIG nuclease family protein — MTTARSLHYAYVLRCSDDTLYTGYTTDVERRVREHDAGEGAKYTRGRRPVELVHVESFESRSAAMSREYEIKQLSRAEKERLVAESDAETAFDP; from the coding sequence ATGACCACCGCGCGGAGCCTTCACTACGCGTACGTCCTCCGGTGTAGCGACGACACGCTCTACACCGGATACACGACCGACGTCGAGCGGCGCGTCCGCGAGCACGACGCCGGCGAGGGCGCGAAGTACACCCGCGGCCGCCGGCCGGTCGAGCTGGTCCACGTCGAGTCCTTCGAGAGCAGGTCCGCCGCGATGTCCCGCGAGTACGAGATCAAGCAGCTCTCGCGAGCGGAGAAAGAGCGCCTCGTCGCCGAGAGCGACGCGGAGACGGCGTTCGACCCGTAG
- the glmM gene encoding phosphoglucosamine mutase, which produces MDLFGTSGIRGPVGETVTAELALSVGRALGVDRDRVVVGRDPRESGEFLRSALVAGLRESGTDVIDLGVAATPTVGRAVGWRDADAGVSVTASHNPPEDNGLKLWQPSGQAFDAAAREEIEERLRTGAFDPADWDGTGDRERWDARDRHVAALRDAVDGAALDRRVVVDVGNGAGGVTVDALQSVGCRVETLNAQPDGAFPGRPSEPTPEHCESLTTLVAESDADLGIAHDGDADRMRAVAGDGTYLSGDVLLAIFARAAAEAGERVAVPVDTSLAVADYLAEADVDVEYTPVGDVYVAEAASEPGVAFGGEPSGAWIWPDRTLCPDGPLAACTVARLDAERPLADRAAAVPTYPIRRDSVAVEDKGAVMDRVREAVTDEYDAGSVRTLDGVRVDLGDAWFLLRASGTQPLVRLTAEARAAERADAVLSTARGLLADAR; this is translated from the coding sequence ATGGACCTGTTCGGGACGAGCGGTATCCGCGGCCCGGTCGGCGAGACGGTGACAGCGGAGCTGGCGCTGTCGGTCGGCCGCGCACTCGGCGTCGACCGCGACCGCGTCGTCGTGGGCCGGGACCCCCGCGAGAGCGGGGAGTTCCTCCGGTCGGCGCTGGTCGCGGGGCTTCGCGAGAGCGGCACCGACGTGATCGACCTCGGCGTGGCGGCGACGCCGACGGTCGGCCGGGCGGTCGGCTGGCGCGACGCCGACGCCGGCGTCTCGGTCACGGCCAGCCACAACCCCCCCGAGGACAACGGCCTGAAGCTCTGGCAGCCCTCCGGGCAGGCGTTCGACGCCGCGGCCCGCGAGGAGATCGAGGAGCGTCTCCGGACCGGCGCGTTCGACCCCGCCGACTGGGACGGGACCGGCGACCGCGAGCGGTGGGACGCCCGGGACCGCCACGTCGCCGCGCTCCGGGACGCGGTCGACGGGGCGGCGCTGGACCGCCGTGTCGTCGTCGACGTCGGCAACGGGGCCGGCGGCGTCACCGTCGACGCCCTCCAGTCGGTTGGCTGTCGGGTCGAGACGCTGAACGCCCAGCCGGACGGCGCGTTCCCCGGCCGGCCCAGCGAGCCGACCCCCGAGCACTGCGAGTCGCTCACGACGCTGGTCGCCGAGAGCGACGCCGACCTGGGGATCGCCCACGACGGCGACGCCGACCGGATGCGGGCGGTGGCCGGCGACGGCACCTATCTCTCGGGGGACGTGCTGTTGGCGATCTTCGCCCGTGCGGCGGCCGAGGCGGGCGAGCGGGTGGCGGTCCCCGTCGACACCAGCCTCGCCGTCGCGGACTACCTCGCCGAGGCCGACGTGGACGTCGAGTACACGCCGGTCGGGGACGTCTACGTCGCCGAGGCCGCCAGCGAGCCCGGGGTCGCGTTCGGCGGGGAGCCAAGCGGCGCGTGGATCTGGCCCGACCGGACGCTGTGTCCCGACGGCCCGCTGGCGGCCTGTACGGTCGCGCGCCTCGACGCCGAGCGGCCGCTGGCCGACCGGGCGGCCGCAGTCCCGACCTACCCCATCCGCCGGGACAGCGTCGCGGTCGAGGACAAGGGGGCGGTGATGGACCGGGTCCGCGAGGCGGTCACCGACGAGTACGACGCGGGTTCGGTCCGGACGCTTGACGGCGTCCGCGTCGACCTCGGGGACGCGTGGTTCCTCCTGCGAGCGAGCGGCACGCAGCCGCTCGTCCGGCTGACCGCAGAGGCCCGCGCGGCCGAGCGGGCCGACGCCGTCCTGTCGACGGCCCGCGGGCTCCTGGCTGACGCCCGCTGA
- the larB gene encoding nickel pincer cofactor biosynthesis protein LarB, giving the protein MREILDAVAAGDLSPAEAETELAGYATTGAGRFDAARERRSGVPEAVLADGKTPAEVADLAATAIETTDRAIVTRIDGDQATAVRRELAGVAPAATVRWDERSHWLVAATPDFERPTLDASVAVVTAGTSDAVPAGEAAMIAREMGATVRRVDDVGVASIARTLDAVDALRDNDVLVVAAGREGALPTVVAGLVDTPVVGLPVSTGYGHGGAGEAALSGMLQSCTALSVVNVDAGFTAGVQAGLIARQVDAARGTDGE; this is encoded by the coding sequence ATGCGCGAGATACTCGACGCGGTGGCGGCGGGCGACCTCTCGCCCGCCGAGGCGGAGACGGAGCTCGCCGGCTACGCCACCACCGGCGCGGGGCGGTTCGACGCCGCCCGCGAGCGGCGGTCCGGAGTACCGGAGGCGGTGCTGGCCGACGGCAAGACCCCCGCGGAGGTGGCGGACCTGGCGGCGACGGCGATCGAGACGACCGATCGGGCGATCGTCACACGGATCGACGGCGACCAGGCGACGGCGGTCCGGCGGGAGCTGGCCGGCGTCGCGCCGGCGGCGACGGTCCGGTGGGACGAGCGGTCGCACTGGCTGGTCGCGGCGACCCCCGACTTCGAGCGGCCGACCCTCGACGCCAGCGTCGCCGTCGTCACCGCGGGGACCTCCGACGCCGTCCCCGCGGGCGAGGCGGCGATGATCGCCCGCGAGATGGGGGCGACGGTCCGCCGGGTCGACGACGTCGGCGTCGCCAGCATCGCCCGGACCCTCGACGCCGTCGACGCCCTGCGCGACAACGACGTGCTGGTCGTCGCCGCGGGCCGCGAGGGGGCGCTGCCAACCGTCGTCGCCGGCCTCGTGGACACCCCCGTCGTCGGCCTCCCGGTCTCGACGGGGTACGGCCACGGCGGCGCGGGCGAGGCGGCGCTCTCGGGGATGCTCCAGTCGTGTACGGCGCTGTCGGTGGTCAACGTCGACGCGGGGTTCACCGCTGGCGTCCAGGCCGGCCTGATCGCCCGACAGGTCGACGCCGCACGGGGTACGGATGGCGAGTGA